One Spodoptera frugiperda isolate SF20-4 chromosome 30, AGI-APGP_CSIRO_Sfru_2.0, whole genome shotgun sequence genomic window carries:
- the LOC118269843 gene encoding uncharacterized protein LOC118269843 — protein sequence MKYLFPLLLLFVFDLCEGRVAQQTETIVVPESSDVKNPPLKFECKFRTLQGGDAYPSVVVRWNGQIQRMTWNSAGEVTYEQNYVYPVAFHVYPSSGGLSGGSSSAPTDPFFDAPVISDAYTFDDIVASFKSNCVRPY from the coding sequence atgaagtatttatttcctctgttgttattgtttgtatttgacTTGTGTGAGGGGAGAGTGGCACAGCAGACAGAAACTATTGTCGTGCCTGAGAGCAGTGATGTGAAGAATCCGCCGTTGAAGTTCGAATGCAAATTCCGCACATTGCAAGGTGGTGATGCCTATCCTTCGGTGGTGGTGCGCTGGAATGGACAAATTCAGAGGATGACTTGGAATTCTGCTGGTGAAGTGACGTATGAACAGAACTATGTGTACCCAGTTGCTTTCCACGTCTACCCGAGTTCTGGTGGTCTTTCGGGAGGATCCAGTTCTGCGCCAACTGATCCGTTCTTCGATGCGCCTGTGATTTCTGATGCTTACACTTTTGATGATATTGTAGCGTCGTTCAAGAGCAATTGTGTTCGGccttattaa